Sequence from the Helianthus annuus cultivar XRQ/B chromosome 13, HanXRQr2.0-SUNRISE, whole genome shotgun sequence genome:
TGTGTGAATAACATCTCAATtaacctatatattaaaaacagcATTCAATGAACagtaaaaaatataatttatttaatgAATATTAAGATAAGTAAGGAATCTGTAAATGATATCATGTATTCGTATTtgtatcaaatttaccaaacggATGTGTTTTTGCTACCAGTTCGGCACCGGTATATAtcgatttttaccctcaaatatcgatgccgtaccagtaccgactgTATTGAGCCGTACCGTACCagatatattcggtaccggtacccacttttggggatttccgtaacggtattttcggtaccgattgataccgagctcatcaaatcatgtagcaacgtagcaatgtaagtaattgcaccgttcagattacttttcatacacacagtaagtaactgtatttcgtttgaatgaggttttatatacacaacttattttgctttattttttgtcttttcctGTAAttaatgaattgtagcatgtaaaattaacttggatacttagattattgatgagcaaatcgtatggTATCGTAttggtaccaaatttactataccaaatcattttcggtaccaatttggtacccaccttttggcgttttcagaatcgttattttcggttcgacaccggtctagcaccacagctgtatttattgatttttaccttcaaataccatatcatattgtaccgagcattttcgatGCCGGTAcgtaatttcgatgattttccggatcgatACTTTCGGTGTCGTTactggtaccgagctcatccatattttaacgtgttagcaccgtaataactgaactgaaaacaaccgaatttccaacgtgtaggacgtgtgggtcctattattatatattaggttatttaaaatcattttttaggacggagtgactATTATTTTCAcgatatttttatttatgttttgatattcagtATCTACTTACCGTTACTAACAagcgttttgcagtcattgggtccccgccgcatcgcgcgggcggaaaatcaactagtttaATTAAAAGAGCTTGTTCTCTTTTTTTGTGTTTGTCAATCTATTAGTTGGTAACATCTCGTTAGCATAAATATGTCAAAGATATGACTTTTTGTATGGATTGAAATAGAACATTTAAATACTTTTTGTCAAACATAGATACcttcaaatataaatatatattaccCTATTTCAATGataaatctgttttttttttttttttttttttttttttttgtaattgaaTTATGAAGCGTAATGTATTAAAAACACTCTTTAAAAATGTTTACTAATTTAAACAACTTTAACTCGTTTCCTCTTTTATGTTTTTTATCCATCGGTTTTTAGATGTTAAAACAACACGCGGATAATTTATTCATTTTTACACCATCTGCAACGCGAGGGGCTTACAGACATGCTATCGCAGGGTCGATATAGTGATCTATAAGCATTATTTTGAATTCTAAAATAACCCAGACCCATAACATAAAAAGACAATCCAAATATTCATCATGAGTTGTAAGTTCTAACCCAAATCTATACACAAATCCTTTGATATATGAAGAAACCGACGCTTTTGTTGCTCGAAAAATAATCAAAACTAGTCAAGTTGACCAAGTTTTTTTACCAAAATAGTCACTGAATTCCAGCCTTTGGCAAAATAGACATTCACGATTCCAACTAATCACCTTCCACGAAATAAGCTTTGCCGCTTGTGGGCCCGGCTAAAATTCAATGAATATTTTGGCTACAAAACTTGGTCCAAGGTTGACTAGTTTCGTGATTTTCCCTTTGTGGCTCATGCTACAAGCACCTGACAATGCACAATGTGACTCTTTTGACCGTTTCTCCCCGATATACTCGACCATAAGTTCGTAAACAACGTTTTTATATGACCTTTACCCGCGATGTTCTCCCAAAGGTGTGGATTGCTCTCGACTTCTCGATCTGGGCTCGATATATCAACAAGACTAATACTCATATTGTTCCGAACGATACACAGTTTCCCGTTAAGATTAACGAGAGCAGCAGCCTCGAGCGCAGGAGAACTCCCGAGATGAACTTTACTGTCGATAAACCGTTTCCAAGAACTCGTATCTTCTTCATAAACTTTAATCTTACACCCGTCCCGACAATCCAAAGCATAAAGGCTTCCATTTATAGAAATGCTCGGGTTCCGCCAACCCGCAACCATACCGTCAGTAACCGACGTCCACGTGTTCGTTTCCGGTGTATACGCTTCGCTCAAAACCTCGCGGTGATCCCCAACCCCTTTTAAAAACCATTTTCCGTCATGAACAACTCCGATAAACGGAACCATTGCGTTGGTCATATCCGTTATGAAACTCCACCGGCGTCGACTCGGGTCGTAAACTTCAGCTGACCGTAAAGCCCGGTGGGCCCCTTCACATTCTCCACCCGCCACGTAAAGACAGTTATTAATCACACACGATCCAAAAGAATGTCGTTTCCTATGCATATCGTGTGCTTTATGCCATCTGTTCGTTCGTGCGTTGTAGAAAACGGTTCGGCTCATGGATCCCTTAACGGGATCTTTACCTCCAAACAAGTAAAGATTGCACCCGCTTAAAACCGCACACCCGAATTCAACTACATCACTGTACTCCATCGGGATAGGTGGCAACGGTTGCCATATTTGGTAAATCGGGTCAAACGCATGCCACGAAATTCTTCCGTCACGATCCTGTTTAAAGACGTAAACCCATTCTTCCGCCATTCCGAGGGTTCTTCTAAGGGAATAAAAGTAATTGTTTGATAAAAGATGCGACCATCGTTTGGAAACGAGCCGGAGTTTGTTATGTTCGGCCCGTGGTACACGGGCTAGACAAATGATTGCCAGGTCATCGGGAAGCCCGGGAAGGAGAGGTGGCTGGACTCTTCGTTCTTGACGCCGGTTTTTGGACTTGTGTGCGTGCGGGTTGATGTCGGGCTGGATGCATATTTTTGACCCGGGAACAAATTTCCGGGCTCCGGCTACTGTTTTTAAGCCCGCGTCGACTTTGCAGTAGCATGATACGGAATCGACCTGTAAGCATTTATTTGAGTTAGGATGCAcagaaatcatattcatttggaCACCATCATATACAAATATAcaaaaaatcatcatcatcatcatcatactcagtaaatcccaccagtagcaaagctaaggtagggtctgagaagggtaagatgtagacagtcttacctctaccccgtaggaatagagaggctgcttccagtgagacccccggctcgatagcagttttgcatcaagccttggacataaggcacataacactcagcaacaattaagacaaaggccgattagtgcatgtactcccttgtctttcgactatcaacgccaccacatgatgcatgattaaccatccgcctcttttaacgttattttcacgaaattagtaaaataacgttaaaattagtgctcTTTCATtttagccccccccccccccccagcgcccacacatatatacattatatgcgcataccgcaaacGGGACGTACTAAGTATcattatatatactatatatGTTATATTAACCACAGTGGATGTAAAGAAACAAAGCCCACAAGCTAAAGTCAACAATTCTTCAAAAAACTGCATTAACTGCTCATTTCATCATAATCTCATCTGTCTAACTCTATATACTAGTAAAGAAACAAGACCCACAAGCTAAAGCCAACAATTCTTGACAAAAAAACTACTCATTTCATCATAATCTCATCTGGGTATCTCTATACACTAGTAAAGAAACAAGACCCACAAGCTAAAGTCAACAACTCTTGACAAAAAACTGCTCATTTCATCATAATCTCATCTGGGTATCTCTGTATACTAGTAAAGAAACAAGACCCACAAGCAAAAGTCAACAATTCTTGACAAAAAACTGCTCATTTCATCATAATCTTATATGGGTATCTCTATACACTAGTAAAGAAACAAGACCCACAAGCAAAAGTCAACAATTCTTGACAAAAAACTACTCATTTCATCATAATCTCATCTGGGTATCTCTATACACTAGTAAAGAAACAAACCCACAAGCAAATGTCAACAATTCTTGACAAAAAACTGCTCATTTCATCATAATCTTATATGGGTATCTCTATACACTAGTAAAGAAACAAGACCCACAAGCAAAAGTCAACAATTCTTGACAAAAAACTACTCATTTCATCATAATCTCATCTGGGTATCTCTATACACTAGTAAAGAAACAAACCCACAAGCAAATGTCAACAATTCTTGAGAAAAACTGCTCATTTCATCATAATCTCATCTGGGTATCTCTATACACTAGTAAAGAAACAAGACCCACAAGCAAAAGTCAA
This genomic interval carries:
- the LOC110898733 gene encoding F-box/kelch-repeat protein At1g55270, yielding MSQLSERQRSPNVQQRGVRVRAPLVDSVSCYCKVDAGLKTVAGARKFVPGSKICIQPDINPHAHKSKNRRQERRVQPPLLPGLPDDLAIICLARVPRAEHNKLRLVSKRWSHLLSNNYFYSLRRTLGMAEEWVYVFKQDRDGRISWHAFDPIYQIWQPLPPIPMEYSDVVEFGCAVLSGCNLYLFGGKDPVKGSMSRTVFYNARTNRWHKAHDMHRKRHSFGSCVINNCLYVAGGECEGAHRALRSAEVYDPSRRRWSFITDMTNAMVPFIGVVHDGKWFLKGVGDHREVLSEAYTPETNTWTSVTDGMVAGWRNPSISINGSLYALDCRDGCKIKVYEEDTSSWKRFIDSKVHLGSSPALEAAALVNLNGKLCIVRNNMSISLVDISSPDREVESNPHLWENIAGKGHIKTLFTNLWSSISGRNGQKSHIVHCQVLVA